The Algoriphagus halophilus genome window below encodes:
- a CDS encoding ABC transporter permease/M1 family aminopeptidase — MFLDIFIFELRYRFSRPATYIYFGLLLIVAMLLIGFGNTPASEKVYHNAPIVIANLQLLISLFGILLASAVMGVPLYRDLEHKTGTFLFSYPISKFSYFMGRFWGSFVTLLFISLGSLIGIYLGSILGPTFGTDALRYGPNLLWNYLQPWLTLTLPNLWFASTLFFALIVFTRNIKSIYSGGIVVFIAYLLANFLASDIENKDLVQLLDPFGLNTFDYQTRYLTPFEQNNFILPLSGNLLLNRIIWSGIGLAFFLASYFKFSFSYFFSTIQKKSKKEAEKSETPVLKKVLAKADFTGNYQWNSFKTLTKIEVQNILKDVYFRSILLGGSVFLILDFWIGNTLYSVPNFPSTSFLMEYKTFDYNIFVFIIIVFFTGETLHRDKSSGYSVINDTFPVKDGAVIASKFSGMAFICLLLTTLPIVVGIIIQTLKGYFNYDLGVYLVDSYLISLPDYLQMVMLVFAVHLLVNNKFAGHAAAIGIWVLIIVLRNFANYDFNMFFFSYKPGYRWSDMNGLGHFGEPLFWFNLYWTAFGIFLILFFSIFYSRGTDSSTKSRISTAKNKLGKKTALTSYGFLFIALLSGAYIYQSTVYDNGYQTSEEGEKRQVAYEKQLKQYEFMAQPKIIKVNLKADLYPLERDAYFEAEVSMVNKTDEPIDSVHFNSASLTDFEILYNGQELPYRFPLHYEPRKFQIFGKKAEKEWYRITALPQTLMPGDTLDLVIKSKVINDKFPNSGFGRELVHNGSFIAGGMPEIGYSSSIELSSDEKRREYELPEKPDDLPPHNDPYGKRTLLFQDDADFIDFEATVSTIPSQIAVAPGYLQREWIEGDRRYFHYIQDSPIQAFFSVLSAEYEVLRDKTSLPNGQSIDIEIYYQKGHEYNLDRFVQSYKDGLTYFSETYGPFQFRQMRILEFPRYAGFAQSFPNTVPFAESFGWVADFSDPNSFDYVYYVTAHELAHQWWGHQITPNYTRGANLTSEALAEFSALILSERKYGKENMKRFLKDELDDYLRGRSNESKKENVFINCNRPYQWYNKGSLILYGLRDLIGEEAIDSALYNFNAEFGLKTIPPFPGSADLYRHLEAYTPDSLRYYLDDTWNKITLYDNKAEEVTATKIAEDEYDVTIKIHSQKLYADSAGEESDASYEGDYIDIGVFAAEDQDENGKDRVNPLYVQKYKIKPGETTLTIRVKGEPVKAGIDPYNKLIDRIPDDNTISVEIL, encoded by the coding sequence ATGTTTTTAGACATTTTCATTTTTGAACTGAGATACCGGTTTAGTCGGCCGGCTACTTATATCTACTTTGGACTATTGCTTATTGTGGCAATGCTATTAATTGGCTTCGGAAACACGCCTGCTTCCGAAAAAGTATATCACAACGCTCCTATTGTAATTGCCAACCTTCAATTATTGATTTCTCTGTTTGGAATCTTGTTGGCTTCTGCTGTAATGGGTGTTCCCCTTTATAGAGATTTAGAGCATAAAACAGGTACATTCCTTTTCAGTTACCCCATTTCCAAATTCAGCTATTTTATGGGAAGGTTTTGGGGCTCTTTTGTCACTTTGCTTTTCATTTCTTTAGGAAGCCTTATTGGTATTTACCTAGGAAGTATTTTGGGACCTACCTTTGGAACCGATGCGCTTCGATATGGACCAAACCTACTTTGGAACTACCTTCAACCTTGGCTGACTTTAACCTTGCCAAATCTATGGTTTGCATCGACATTATTCTTTGCATTGATTGTTTTTACTAGAAACATCAAATCCATTTACTCTGGAGGAATCGTGGTATTCATCGCCTACCTATTGGCAAATTTCCTGGCCAGCGATATAGAAAACAAGGATTTAGTACAGCTTTTGGATCCGTTTGGATTAAACACCTTTGATTACCAAACTCGGTATTTAACACCCTTTGAGCAAAACAATTTCATCCTTCCCCTTAGTGGAAACTTGCTTTTAAATAGGATAATTTGGTCTGGGATTGGATTGGCATTTTTCCTAGCTTCCTATTTCAAATTTAGCTTCTCGTATTTCTTCAGTACGATTCAGAAAAAGAGCAAAAAAGAAGCTGAAAAGAGCGAAACACCCGTATTGAAAAAAGTACTGGCAAAAGCAGATTTCACAGGAAACTATCAATGGAATAGCTTTAAAACACTTACCAAAATAGAAGTACAAAACATCCTCAAGGATGTCTATTTCCGTTCCATTTTATTGGGCGGTTCTGTATTTTTGATTTTGGATTTTTGGATTGGAAATACACTTTATAGCGTACCAAATTTCCCTTCCACCTCCTTTTTGATGGAGTACAAAACCTTTGATTATAATATTTTTGTCTTCATCATCATCGTGTTTTTCACTGGAGAAACACTGCATCGAGACAAGTCTTCGGGTTACTCCGTCATCAATGATACTTTTCCTGTAAAAGATGGGGCGGTAATTGCATCCAAATTCTCTGGGATGGCTTTTATCTGCCTTTTATTGACGACTTTGCCCATCGTAGTTGGGATCATTATCCAAACTTTAAAAGGATATTTCAACTATGATTTAGGCGTCTACCTAGTAGATAGTTACCTCATTTCTTTGCCAGATTACCTTCAAATGGTCATGTTGGTATTTGCTGTCCATTTGTTAGTCAATAACAAATTCGCAGGCCATGCTGCTGCCATTGGAATTTGGGTCTTGATTATAGTTTTAAGGAATTTCGCCAATTACGATTTCAACATGTTCTTCTTCTCCTATAAACCGGGATATAGATGGAGTGACATGAATGGGTTGGGGCACTTTGGGGAACCGCTATTCTGGTTCAACTTATATTGGACGGCATTCGGAATATTTCTAATCCTATTTTTCAGCATTTTCTATAGCAGGGGAACTGATAGCTCCACAAAAAGTAGGATTAGCACCGCAAAAAATAAATTGGGTAAAAAGACTGCTTTGACTTCTTATGGATTTTTGTTTATAGCCCTTCTTTCCGGTGCCTACATATACCAATCGACAGTATATGACAATGGCTATCAAACTTCAGAGGAAGGCGAAAAAAGACAAGTGGCCTATGAAAAACAACTCAAGCAATATGAGTTTATGGCCCAACCTAAAATCATTAAGGTTAATCTAAAAGCGGATCTTTACCCGCTAGAGAGAGATGCTTATTTTGAGGCTGAAGTAAGCATGGTGAACAAAACTGACGAGCCTATAGATTCGGTTCATTTCAATAGTGCCTCATTAACCGACTTTGAAATTCTTTACAATGGTCAGGAATTGCCCTATCGTTTTCCTCTCCATTACGAGCCAAGAAAGTTTCAAATCTTTGGTAAAAAAGCTGAGAAGGAATGGTATCGAATTACTGCCTTACCTCAAACACTGATGCCGGGGGACACCTTGGACCTGGTGATCAAGAGTAAGGTCATCAATGATAAATTTCCTAACTCAGGTTTTGGAAGAGAGTTAGTTCATAATGGTTCTTTTATTGCTGGAGGAATGCCGGAAATTGGCTATTCATCAAGTATTGAGTTGAGTAGTGATGAAAAAAGAAGAGAATATGAATTGCCAGAAAAGCCAGATGATCTACCTCCACATAATGATCCCTATGGAAAAAGAACTTTGTTATTTCAAGACGATGCGGATTTCATCGATTTTGAGGCAACTGTCAGTACTATTCCGAGCCAAATTGCTGTGGCACCAGGGTATTTGCAAAGGGAATGGATTGAGGGAGACCGACGCTATTTCCATTATATACAGGACAGTCCAATTCAGGCATTCTTTTCAGTTTTGTCAGCAGAATATGAAGTCTTAAGAGACAAAACCAGTTTACCGAATGGACAGAGTATAGATATTGAAATTTATTACCAAAAAGGCCATGAATACAATCTGGATCGATTTGTACAATCCTATAAAGATGGATTGACTTATTTCTCTGAAACGTATGGACCATTTCAATTCAGGCAAATGAGGATTTTGGAATTCCCTCGCTATGCAGGTTTTGCCCAATCTTTTCCAAACACAGTTCCTTTTGCAGAAAGCTTTGGTTGGGTAGCAGATTTCTCCGATCCAAACAGCTTTGATTATGTCTATTATGTTACTGCTCACGAATTGGCTCACCAATGGTGGGGGCATCAAATTACGCCAAACTATACAAGAGGAGCCAATTTAACTTCTGAAGCTTTGGCGGAATTTTCAGCTTTGATTCTTTCTGAACGGAAATATGGGAAGGAAAACATGAAAAGATTCCTCAAGGATGAATTAGATGATTACTTACGGGGTAGATCGAACGAAAGCAAAAAAGAAAATGTGTTCATCAACTGTAATAGGCCCTACCAATGGTATAACAAAGGAAGTTTGATCTTATATGGACTTAGGGATTTGATCGGTGAAGAAGCGATAGATAGTGCGCTATATAATTTTAATGCTGAGTTTGGTTTAAAAACTATCCCTCCATTCCCTGGAAGTGCAGATCTGTATAGACACTTGGAAGCGTATACTCCTGATAGTTTGCGGTATTATTTGGATGATACTTGGAACAAAATCACATTGTACGACAACAAAGCGGAGGAAGTCACGGCTACAAAAATTGCTGAGGATGAATATGATGTAACCATCAAAATCCATTCTCAGAAACTTTATGCTGATTCAGCCGGTGAAGAATCTGATGCCTCTTATGAAGGTGATTATATAGATATTGGCGTATTCGCTGCGGAGGACCAAGACGAAAATGGAAAGGATCGTGTAAATCCCCTCTATGTCCAGAAATATAAAATAAAACCTGGTGAAACCACCCTTACAATTAGGGTGAAAGGAGAACCCGTCAAAGCTGGAATTGATCCCTACAATAAATTGATAGATCGAATTCCTGATGACAATACGATTTCTGTGGAAATTTTATAA
- a CDS encoding AraC family transcriptional regulator: MSKVISFQIPKSGRTFVQYQEDRGKYFYNNLHQHPQCQLTVILEGRGQLLVGDYVGRFEAGDVFLLGESIPHVFRSDAEYFEDDSKLSTAGNTIFFDFQAFGKSLEEVDEFKELIQLNERINGCFKIKGKTKEEIMRLFDGFSSLSGLEKLQRALHMLALLNFESKDLKALNMIPVSKSLSERDGKRMDQVMRFILENSSRPISLDEVAEQAFMSKEAFCRFFKLRTRKTFTQYLQQLRITEAKKLLIETDLGISQISFQVGFQTLSHFNKTFKSLTNQTPKSWRKLN; the protein is encoded by the coding sequence ATGAGTAAAGTAATTTCTTTCCAAATCCCTAAGTCTGGAAGGACCTTTGTACAGTACCAAGAAGATAGAGGAAAGTATTTTTATAATAACCTTCACCAGCATCCACAATGCCAGTTGACTGTGATTTTAGAAGGTCGAGGTCAGCTATTAGTAGGAGACTATGTAGGGCGTTTTGAAGCAGGTGATGTATTCCTATTAGGTGAAAGTATTCCCCATGTTTTTAGAAGTGATGCAGAGTATTTTGAAGATGATAGTAAGTTATCTACTGCAGGAAACACCATATTTTTCGATTTTCAAGCTTTTGGAAAATCGTTGGAGGAGGTGGATGAGTTTAAAGAACTGATTCAATTAAATGAGCGAATTAATGGCTGTTTCAAAATAAAAGGGAAGACCAAAGAAGAAATTATGAGACTGTTTGACGGCTTCTCCTCTTTATCAGGATTAGAAAAGCTACAGCGGGCACTTCATATGTTAGCTCTATTGAATTTTGAATCCAAGGATTTGAAGGCATTAAACATGATTCCTGTTTCTAAGTCACTATCCGAGCGAGATGGGAAAAGAATGGATCAGGTTATGCGATTTATTCTGGAAAATAGTTCCAGGCCTATTTCTTTGGATGAGGTGGCAGAGCAAGCATTTATGAGCAAAGAAGCATTTTGCAGATTTTTCAAACTAAGAACGAGAAAGACATTTACCCAATACCTCCAACAACTACGAATCACCGAGGCCAAAAAACTTTTGATTGAAACCGATCTGGGGATTTCACAGATCTCCTTTCAGGTAGGTTTTCAAACATTATCCCATTTTAATAAAACCTTCAAAAGCCTCACGAATCAAACTCCGAAGTCTTGGAGAAAGTTAAATTAG
- a CDS encoding 4-hydroxyproline epimerase, with translation MSTRHTFSCIDAHTCGNPVRVVSGGVPFLKGDNMLEKRQFFLENYDWIRTGLMFEPRGHDMMSGSMLFPPHNPENDVAVLFIETSGCLAMCGHGTIGTVTIAIEEGLIYPKTPGQLRLETPAGLVLVEYKQEGRKVKSVKLTNVKSFLASEGLEIESDELGKLTVDVAYGGNFYCIVDPQENFPGLEHFKAEQLISMARSLRKKMNEKYDFIHPEHPQIRGLSHILWTGKTLDPTSTARNAVFYGDKAIDRSPCGTGTSARLAQWYSKGLLKPGEDFIHESFIGSKFIGRIEEETEINGKPAIIPSIEGWAKVYGYNTILLDDDDPYVHGFQVI, from the coding sequence ATGTCAACAAGACACACTTTCTCGTGCATTGATGCACATACTTGTGGGAACCCTGTTCGGGTAGTATCAGGAGGTGTCCCATTTCTAAAAGGGGATAACATGTTGGAAAAACGACAGTTTTTCCTTGAAAACTATGACTGGATTAGAACAGGATTGATGTTTGAACCCCGAGGTCATGATATGATGTCGGGTTCCATGCTTTTCCCTCCACACAACCCTGAAAATGATGTTGCTGTATTGTTTATCGAAACCAGTGGATGTTTGGCCATGTGTGGCCATGGAACCATCGGGACAGTCACCATCGCCATAGAGGAAGGATTGATATATCCTAAAACCCCTGGACAATTAAGACTTGAAACTCCTGCCGGATTGGTACTGGTAGAATACAAGCAGGAAGGTAGAAAAGTGAAGTCCGTCAAACTCACCAATGTCAAAAGTTTCCTCGCCTCAGAAGGGCTGGAAATAGAATCGGATGAATTAGGAAAATTGACGGTGGACGTAGCATATGGAGGAAACTTCTATTGCATCGTGGATCCTCAGGAAAACTTTCCAGGACTGGAGCATTTCAAGGCGGAACAATTAATCTCAATGGCCCGCTCACTTCGGAAAAAGATGAATGAGAAGTACGACTTCATCCATCCCGAACATCCTCAAATTCGAGGATTATCGCATATCCTGTGGACAGGTAAAACTTTAGACCCTACTAGCACTGCAAGAAATGCTGTATTCTATGGAGATAAAGCCATCGATCGATCACCATGTGGAACAGGTACCTCTGCTAGACTTGCACAATGGTATTCCAAAGGACTATTGAAGCCTGGAGAGGACTTTATTCATGAAAGCTTTATCGGATCCAAGTTCATAGGAAGAATAGAAGAAGAAACAGAAATTAATGGTAAACCAGCGATCATCCCAAGCATTGAAGGTTGGGCCAAAGTGTATGGGTACAATACCATCCTTTTGGACGATGATGATCCTTATGTACATGGATTCCAAGTAATATAA
- the argJ gene encoding bifunctional glutamate N-acetyltransferase/amino-acid acetyltransferase ArgJ yields the protein MIKNITNVRGIKCWGAHTGVKSMKRDLAIIYSEVPAAAAGTLTQNKVRAEPIKITEKHLKNNKAQVIICNAGNANACTGEQGREGAEAMVKTTAEILEIPEDDVIVASTGIIGVEFPTEDVVEGLKVNLPKLSDELKAGSFVANAILTTDTFAKEGFVEFKHEGESINMGGVAKGSGMIHPNMATMLAFIVTDFNIDEHLLQEAVSYCVDRSFNMITVDGDTSTNDMVAVMANGLAGNRKVTSKEDPGYELFQNKLLEILTHLAKLIVSDGEGASKFIEYKVTKAKTEQIARTLIRAISDSTLVKTAMFGRDPNWGRIVAACGNAGVPFNYKKVNLFIGDQNHLVQVLDKGNPLEFDKAYMKKLLRESQIQVLLELNSGEEEGIGWGSDLTTDYVMFNSVYTT from the coding sequence ATGATCAAGAATATAACGAATGTAAGAGGTATTAAATGTTGGGGAGCACATACCGGCGTCAAGTCAATGAAGCGTGACTTGGCAATTATATATTCTGAAGTTCCCGCCGCTGCAGCAGGGACATTAACCCAAAACAAAGTGCGGGCAGAACCCATCAAAATCACGGAAAAGCATTTGAAAAATAATAAAGCTCAAGTGATAATCTGTAATGCAGGGAATGCGAATGCATGTACAGGAGAGCAAGGAAGAGAAGGTGCGGAGGCAATGGTAAAGACTACCGCAGAAATTTTGGAGATACCAGAAGATGATGTGATTGTGGCTTCTACCGGGATTATTGGTGTGGAGTTTCCTACAGAGGATGTGGTAGAGGGACTGAAAGTAAATCTTCCAAAATTGAGTGATGAGCTGAAAGCTGGTTCTTTTGTTGCAAATGCCATTTTGACCACGGATACCTTTGCCAAAGAAGGTTTTGTGGAATTCAAACATGAAGGGGAGTCCATCAATATGGGAGGCGTGGCCAAAGGTTCAGGTATGATTCATCCCAATATGGCTACTATGCTGGCATTTATTGTAACAGATTTTAATATCGATGAACATCTACTCCAAGAAGCGGTAAGCTATTGCGTAGATCGTTCTTTTAATATGATCACGGTAGATGGGGATACTTCTACCAATGATATGGTAGCTGTAATGGCCAATGGTTTGGCAGGCAACAGAAAGGTGACTAGCAAAGAAGATCCAGGTTATGAGTTGTTTCAAAATAAGTTATTGGAGATCTTAACTCACTTGGCAAAACTGATCGTCTCTGATGGAGAAGGAGCTTCCAAATTCATTGAATACAAAGTAACGAAAGCCAAAACAGAACAAATTGCGAGGACCTTAATCCGGGCAATTTCAGATTCTACCTTAGTAAAAACAGCCATGTTTGGTCGAGATCCCAATTGGGGAAGAATTGTGGCAGCATGTGGCAATGCCGGTGTTCCATTCAATTATAAAAAAGTTAATCTATTTATTGGGGATCAGAATCACCTTGTTCAGGTTTTGGATAAAGGGAATCCTTTGGAATTTGATAAAGCTTATATGAAAAAGCTACTAAGAGAAAGTCAAATTCAAGTGTTATTGGAGCTTAATTCAGGTGAGGAAGAAGGCATAGGATGGGGCAGTGATTTGACCACCGATTATGTAATGTTTAACTCTGTATATACTACCTAA
- a CDS encoding dihydrodipicolinate synthase family protein encodes MNWKGVFPAVTTKFHADGSLDMDLFFKNIDFQLESGVHGIILGGTLGESSVLSQEEKITLTKETVDYVAGKVPVILNIAEGATQDALFWAAKAKELGASGLMMLPPMRYAADAREVVTYFKTVANSTDLPIMIYNNPVDYKTLVTIDMFAELADCSNIQAIKESTRDISNVTRMINRFGDRFQLLCGVDTLAMEELLMGAVGWVAGLVCAFPKETVTIFNLVNEGKIEEARKIYRWFLPLLELDIHPKLVQYIKLAEHHCGIGSEHVRAPRLTLIGEERERIEKIIKDGIANRPSL; translated from the coding sequence ATGAACTGGAAAGGCGTATTCCCTGCGGTAACTACTAAATTCCATGCGGACGGAAGTCTAGATATGGATTTGTTTTTCAAAAACATTGATTTCCAATTGGAATCAGGAGTACATGGAATTATCCTTGGCGGAACTCTTGGAGAAAGCTCTGTATTGAGCCAAGAGGAAAAAATCACTTTGACCAAAGAAACGGTGGATTATGTTGCAGGTAAAGTTCCTGTCATCCTAAACATCGCTGAAGGTGCTACCCAAGACGCATTATTCTGGGCTGCTAAGGCAAAAGAACTAGGTGCTTCAGGATTGATGATGCTACCTCCAATGAGATATGCTGCTGATGCCAGAGAAGTAGTCACTTATTTCAAAACTGTAGCAAATAGTACAGACCTACCGATTATGATCTACAATAATCCAGTGGATTATAAAACATTAGTGACGATTGACATGTTTGCTGAGTTAGCAGACTGTTCTAATATTCAAGCAATCAAGGAATCTACTCGTGACATTTCTAATGTTACCAGAATGATCAACAGATTTGGTGACCGTTTCCAATTATTATGTGGTGTAGATACACTTGCGATGGAAGAATTGTTAATGGGAGCTGTAGGATGGGTTGCTGGATTAGTTTGTGCTTTCCCAAAAGAGACCGTTACTATTTTCAATTTAGTCAATGAAGGAAAAATCGAAGAAGCTCGTAAGATTTATCGCTGGTTCCTGCCATTGCTAGAACTAGACATCCATCCAAAATTAGTTCAGTACATCAAATTAGCTGAACATCATTGTGGAATCGGATCTGAACATGTTCGTGCACCGAGATTGACGCTAATAGGAGAAGAAAGAGAACGAATTGAAAAAATTATCAAAGACGGAATTGCCAATAGGCCTAGTCTTTAA
- a CDS encoding NAD(P)/FAD-dependent oxidoreductase yields the protein MKPTIIIGGGITGLFTAYFLQKEGVEVQIIDQTDLQANCSTGNAGMIVPSHIIPLAAPGMISKGISWMFSSKSPFYIQPRLDAKLLKWGLLFYKAANPAHVERSIPYLKNLSLLSKALYLDFKEEHPESAIALQEKGLMMIYQTKAVETEEVEFAHLARKNGLEAEILSPEDIQKIEPNLEVNARGAVLFPGDAHLDPGKLYSFLKSYLEEKGVSFLSNTQVHGFEKSQGKVQAVLTDKGKIEAEKVILCGGSWSGELAKMLGFTLPMMGGKGYSFIQENKPEIKQAAILTEMKVAVSPYGEQIRFGGTMEITGTNQKINLNRVKGIYESINRYYPDFEAKFPETDQIWKGLRPCSPDGLPYIGFAPGYSNVLVNSGHSMMGVSLAPASGKVTAELHQQKDASLEIKGFEVGRFN from the coding sequence ATGAAACCAACTATCATCATTGGAGGCGGAATTACGGGGTTATTTACCGCTTATTTTCTTCAAAAAGAGGGGGTCGAAGTTCAGATTATTGATCAAACTGACCTACAGGCCAATTGTTCTACTGGAAATGCAGGGATGATTGTACCAAGTCATATTATCCCATTGGCCGCTCCTGGCATGATCAGCAAAGGCATATCTTGGATGTTTTCTTCCAAAAGCCCTTTCTATATTCAGCCAAGATTGGATGCCAAGCTTTTAAAATGGGGACTGCTTTTCTACAAAGCAGCTAACCCTGCCCATGTAGAGCGAAGCATCCCTTATTTGAAAAATCTAAGTCTACTCAGCAAAGCACTTTATCTTGATTTTAAGGAAGAGCATCCAGAATCTGCTATTGCATTGCAGGAGAAAGGGCTGATGATGATCTATCAAACCAAAGCTGTGGAAACAGAGGAGGTTGAATTTGCCCACTTGGCTCGCAAAAATGGCTTGGAAGCCGAAATCCTAAGCCCAGAAGATATTCAGAAAATCGAACCAAATCTTGAAGTAAATGCCAGGGGAGCTGTTTTATTTCCTGGAGATGCCCATTTGGACCCTGGAAAGTTATATAGTTTCTTAAAAAGCTATTTGGAAGAGAAAGGAGTTTCATTCCTTTCTAATACGCAGGTTCATGGCTTTGAAAAATCCCAAGGAAAAGTACAAGCGGTATTAACTGACAAAGGAAAAATCGAAGCAGAGAAGGTCATTCTTTGTGGAGGATCCTGGTCAGGGGAGTTGGCTAAAATGCTTGGTTTCACTCTTCCAATGATGGGAGGAAAAGGATACTCCTTTATTCAGGAAAACAAACCTGAGATTAAACAAGCTGCTATTTTAACTGAAATGAAGGTAGCTGTAAGTCCTTATGGAGAGCAAATCCGATTCGGAGGCACCATGGAAATAACAGGTACCAATCAAAAAATAAACCTCAATCGAGTTAAGGGGATTTACGAATCGATCAATCGCTATTACCCTGATTTCGAAGCAAAATTCCCGGAAACGGATCAAATTTGGAAAGGCCTGAGACCTTGCTCTCCAGATGGATTACCTTACATAGGTTTTGCCCCAGGATATTCCAATGTGCTGGTAAACTCTGGTCATTCCATGATGGGAGTGAGCTTGGCTCCCGCCTCTGGAAAAGTCACTGCAGAGCTTCATCAACAAAAAGATGCCAGCCTGGAAATCAAAGGATTTGAAGTAGGCAGGTTTAATTAA
- a CDS encoding aldehyde dehydrogenase (NADP(+)) has product MNLDTIFSAAQEAFLSYKNLPAGKKADFLEKIAEILEENRSAIVLMAVRESNLPEGRINGELGRTTGQIKLFASLVREGSWLEATIDPADPNRTPLPKADIRRMLTPLGPVVVFGASNFPLAFSTAGGDTISALAAGCPVVYKGHPAHPDTSKFVGECISQAVIKSGLPAGVFTHVEGGVKMGQDLVKHPLAKAVGFTGSYGAGKSLFNIANDRKEPIPVYAEMGSVNPVFAFPERLENELVPMAQSYVSSLTLGAGQFCTNPGLIFVPRALASRFENAVSEALQSAAAGPMLHEGIASSYYTAIENLQARPELKWVKVPDAKHLINVSPALAEIKASDWIADDLFQEEVFGSFALMVVYEDESELIQIAKKLHGQLTITLWADKSELKAQSELINLLEEKCGRLLFTGVPTGVEVGYAMQHGGPFPSTTDSRSTSVGAHAIKRFARPIAFQDMPSELLPDALKDENPLGIMRQVNGKFTSDKI; this is encoded by the coding sequence ATGAATCTCGATACAATATTTTCCGCAGCTCAAGAAGCATTTCTATCCTATAAAAATTTACCTGCCGGTAAGAAAGCTGATTTCTTGGAAAAAATCGCTGAAATACTGGAGGAAAACAGAAGTGCTATTGTTCTGATGGCTGTGAGAGAATCTAATCTTCCGGAAGGAAGAATCAATGGGGAGCTTGGAAGGACTACTGGCCAAATAAAACTTTTTGCATCTCTAGTTAGAGAAGGAAGCTGGTTGGAAGCGACTATTGATCCTGCCGATCCTAATCGAACTCCATTACCTAAAGCAGATATTCGAAGAATGTTGACTCCATTAGGCCCTGTCGTGGTATTTGGAGCAAGTAACTTTCCTTTGGCATTTTCTACTGCAGGAGGTGATACGATTTCTGCATTAGCAGCGGGTTGCCCTGTGGTATACAAAGGACACCCAGCACACCCTGACACCTCAAAATTTGTGGGAGAATGTATTTCTCAGGCAGTAATAAAATCAGGCTTACCAGCCGGAGTGTTCACACACGTAGAAGGTGGAGTAAAAATGGGGCAAGACTTGGTCAAACATCCATTGGCGAAAGCAGTAGGTTTTACTGGTTCTTATGGAGCAGGAAAATCCCTTTTCAATATTGCTAATGATCGTAAAGAACCTATTCCCGTATATGCGGAAATGGGTTCGGTTAATCCAGTTTTTGCTTTTCCTGAGCGATTAGAAAATGAATTGGTACCGATGGCTCAAAGCTACGTAAGCTCACTTACTTTAGGAGCCGGTCAATTCTGTACCAACCCAGGATTAATCTTTGTTCCAAGAGCATTGGCATCAAGATTTGAAAATGCAGTATCTGAAGCCTTGCAATCTGCGGCAGCTGGCCCAATGTTGCATGAAGGAATTGCTTCCTCCTACTATACGGCCATTGAAAATCTTCAAGCCCGTCCAGAATTAAAATGGGTAAAAGTTCCAGATGCCAAGCACCTTATCAATGTCAGTCCTGCATTGGCAGAGATTAAAGCTTCTGACTGGATTGCAGATGATCTCTTCCAAGAAGAAGTATTTGGTTCCTTTGCCTTGATGGTAGTCTATGAAGATGAAAGTGAATTGATTCAGATAGCCAAAAAACTTCACGGACAATTAACTATCACCCTTTGGGCGGACAAATCTGAATTGAAAGCTCAATCTGAACTGATCAACCTTCTAGAAGAAAAATGCGGAAGATTGTTGTTTACAGGTGTTCCTACAGGAGTAGAAGTTGGCTATGCGATGCAACATGGTGGGCCTTTCCCTTCTACTACGGATTCTAGAAGCACTTCTGTTGGGGCGCATGCCATTAAGCGTTTTGCAAGACCAATTGCATTCCAGGACATGCCTTCTGAATTGCTTCCGGACGCCCTGAAAGACGAAAATCCTTTAGGTATTATGAGACAAGTGAACGGGAAATTCACGTCAGATAAAATTTAA